The following are encoded together in the Tripterygium wilfordii isolate XIE 37 chromosome 18, ASM1340144v1, whole genome shotgun sequence genome:
- the LOC119984782 gene encoding germin-like protein subfamily 3 member 4: protein MNPSLPFCFLLFLCIKICLADHDNLQDVCPTDMEAKETIFINGYPCKTPSTISASDFKTSQVNHPGDTDNFLRSSMNIVTAADFPGLNTLGLSIARTDLDVDGLILLHSHPRASEVLFVFKGVITAGFLDTQNQLFQRSLQEGDAFIFPHGLLHFCLNAGYEPAVIFSVLNSQNPGVVAIAGAMFEPEEDNVKKMIERIKSLSASRIDRGEDVTRDTIPNFNSEL, encoded by the coding sequence ATGAatccttctcttcctttttgcTTTCTGTTATTTCTATGCATCAAAATCTGCTTAGCAGATCACGATAACCTCCAGGACGTCTGTCCTACCGATATGGAGGCTAAGGAAACCATATTCATCAACGGGTACCCCTGCAAGACTCCATCCACCATCTCTGCCTCAGATTTCAAAACTTCCCAAGTGAACCACCCTGGCGACACAGACAACTTCCTCCGTTCCTCAATGAACATTGTTACTGCCGCGGATTTTCCTGGACTGAACACTCTCGGCCTCTCAATTGCCAGGACTGACCTCGACGTGGACGGCCTAATATTGCTTCATTCCCACCCCAGGGCCTCAGAAgtgttgtttgttttcaaagGTGTGATAACTGCTGGTTTCCTTGACACCCAAAACCAACTTTTCCAAAGAAGCCTTCAAGAGGGTGATGCGTTTATTTTTCCCCATGGCCTGCTCCATTTTTGCCTTAATGCTGGTTATGAGCCTGCTGTTATATTCTCAGTGCTTAATAGCCAGAATCCAGGCGTGGTGGCCATCGCTGGTGCCATGTTTGAACCCGAAGAAGATAATGTAAAGAAAATGATAGAGCGAATTAAATCTCTTTCTGCGTCAAGAATTGATCGTGGTGAAGATGTGACTCGTGATACTATCCCAAATTTTAACAGTGAGCTATGA
- the LOC119983488 gene encoding uncharacterized protein LOC119983488 → MSTPSEVAGGATVVTTIGTTHPNPFDDPFNLTAADYAVNKLISLPLTGEDNFHTWSRTMITALEARNKQGFVDGALIAISETDSRFASWKRCNSLVVTWLLNCISKEIAVSLSSSSTARELWLDLKARYAASNDTRVYEIRQAMGNTRQGTFSVTEYYTKQKVLWDELSYYTNIPVCTCGSKSALEQHQQKEYLMLFLMGLNDSFSVIRSQILSMEPLPGINKAFSMIQHQERQQMITQKGSSSSVPFWCIT, encoded by the coding sequence ATGTCTACTCCTTCTGAAGTAGCTGGTGGAGCCACCGTGGTAACCACTATTGGAACCACACATCCAAATCCCTTTGATGATCCTTTCAATCTTACTGCAGCTGACTATGCAGTGAATAAGCTTATTTCTCTTCCCCTCACGGGTGAGGATAATTTTCATACTTGGAGTCGGACCATGATCACCGCTCTTGAAGCTCGTAACAAGCAAGGTTTTGTTGATGGTGCTTTGATAGCGATTTCTGAAACGGACTCCCGGTTTGCTTCATGGAAACGTTGTAATAGTCTTGTAGTGACTTGGTTGTTGAACTGCATTTCTAAAGAAATTGCAGTAAGTCTGTCCAGCTCATCCACGGCTCGTGAGCTCTGGTTGGATTTGAAAGCTAGATATGCGGCCTCCAATGATACTCGAGTCTATGAAATTCGCCAGGCCATGGGTAACACTCGTCAAGGCACTTTTAGTGTCACAGAATATTATACAAAGCAAAAGGTTCTCTGGGATGAACTATCATACTATACCAACATTCCTGTCTGTACTTGTGGCTCAAAATCTGCTCTTGAACAACATCAGCAAAAGGAGTATCTTATGTTGTTTTTAATGGGATTAAATGATTCTTTCTCAGTCATACGTAGTCAAATCTTATCCATGGAACCACTTCCTGGAATCAACAAAGCTTTCTCTATGATACAGCATCAGGAGAGGCAGCAGATGATTACACAAAAGGGATCATCTTCTTCGGTTCCTTTTTGGTGTATCACTTGA